Proteins encoded by one window of Parabacteroides sp. FAFU027:
- a CDS encoding class II fructose-bisphosphate aldolase encodes MVSYKDLGLSNTKEMFAKAIEGKYAIPAFNFNNLEQLQAIVSAAVETKSPVILQVSSGARKYANSTLLRFMAQGAVEYAKELGCEVPIALHLDHGDSFELCKSCIDSGFSSVMIDGSHYSFEENIELTKKVVEYAHAHGVTVEGELGVLAGVEDDVVAEHHTYTQPEEVEEFVKRTGVDSLAISIGTSHGANKFTPAQCTRNEDGILIPPPLRFDILEEIEKRIPGFPIVLHGASSVPQDQVAIINKYGGAMKDAVGIPEEQLRKAASSAVCKINIDSDGRIAMTAAVREVLATKPEEFDPRKYLGVARDNLKNLYKAKIQNVLGSADRV; translated from the coding sequence ATGGTAAGCTACAAAGACTTAGGCTTGTCGAACACTAAAGAAATGTTCGCTAAAGCAATTGAAGGCAAATATGCTATTCCTGCTTTCAACTTCAATAACCTTGAGCAATTGCAGGCAATTGTAAGTGCAGCAGTAGAAACTAAATCACCGGTTATCCTTCAGGTTTCAAGCGGTGCACGTAAATATGCTAACTCAACTTTGCTTCGTTTCATGGCGCAAGGAGCTGTTGAGTATGCAAAAGAATTGGGTTGCGAAGTGCCTATCGCTCTTCACCTTGACCACGGTGACAGCTTCGAGCTTTGCAAAAGCTGTATCGATTCAGGTTTCTCTTCAGTAATGATCGACGGTTCACACTACTCATTCGAAGAAAACATCGAATTGACTAAAAAAGTAGTTGAATACGCTCACGCTCACGGTGTGACTGTAGAAGGCGAACTTGGTGTATTGGCAGGTGTTGAAGATGACGTAGTAGCTGAACACCACACATATACTCAACCTGAAGAGGTAGAAGAGTTCGTAAAAAGAACCGGTGTTGACTCATTGGCTATCTCTATCGGTACTTCTCACGGAGCTAACAAATTTACTCCTGCACAATGTACCCGTAACGAAGATGGTATCCTGATCCCACCTCCATTGCGTTTCGATATCCTTGAAGAAATCGAAAAACGTATTCCTGGATTCCCTATCGTACTTCACGGTGCTTCTTCAGTACCGCAAGATCAGGTTGCTATCATCAACAAATACGGTGGTGCAATGAAAGATGCAGTAGGTATTCCTGAAGAGCAATTGCGTAAAGCAGCTTCTTCTGCAGTTTGCAAAATCAACATCGACTCTGACGGTCGTATCGCGATGACTGCAGCTGTACGCGAAGTATTGGCTACTAAACCAGAAGAGTTTGACCCACGTAAATACTTAGGTGTTGCTCGTGACAACCTCAAAAACCTTTACAAAGCGAAAATCCAAAACGTATTGGGTAGCGCTGACAGAGTGTAA
- a CDS encoding T9SS type A sorting domain-containing protein encodes MRNLKYLTFLVPFLLIPISSITGQTTIFSEDFGQHTTRVTCPYTPTGNNCYVFADPNTPDNPATTTPSNYNGNEHIYANEIENSYYAVIAPANIYTTYASGYSKQYQLWKTNIADHTGNTNGAVIAVNAGTTYASIYKRAVPLSAGKTYRFSFWLYVVNPSANLNVNIISPSGNSKVASKSATGTLSSASSAWVQYSVDFNLPTGYTNGTYYLDVSNNLISDAGNDFYIDDLLFQEVTNGNSPVTIANPAPEPIAGADVSSSNTISILTNDKLSNGTTTATKSNSTVKLLVPLRANVSTDGNTVYVHTEGNWVYNNNNGTLTFTPNSGFTGDPTPIEYTITENSTSFTSAPATVTVTYTTHPTAVADTIPVVSGSATTLNILANDKKSNGNTPSASEVTVPLIDKYGIIQTGSSITVIGEGTWAYDSNTGTLTFSPESGFTGCPTPISYKITQSGYSSAPVVVTPFVFSVAAQSTDKSTPTITGSVTKATTDQYSVVVNGITYTYGDGNLTYNRPNNTWALTIPSARALDPGCYTVTAILGNNQTTGTLTIVPNSWTGTGTWGTSAYWSTHSAPSTNSTVVVTSGTLTIDQDVTIKELTLNSIANLTLAAGKTLTINGDFIVKGDGSFVDQGGTLTVNGTSKVIKGMVHGKNWYISSPLSAAQSGVITSLSGTNHLWKYNEPNVAWDEITNATTPFGIMTGYIINTSAIDTVVFTGGTFNTGAYTMNIYRTENGKAKRGFNLVGNPYISSIDWNKATTTNLNLIPTIWYRAKNTSNKYVFDTYNSGVGTNNNGYAAVTNYIPPMQAFWVRVQDGASTGSLSFDNSMRTHITNNFLRRAQETDNQILRLQVSNGSSIDQSILVFNPEYSDSFDSSDSPKITNDNAAIPEIYTVAGSEQLVINCMNSSFSSKETPLGFKTGKAGSFTINAPEISNIDPNTSIFLYDKQLNTTQDLSNGESYTFTSAIANTTSRFSILMSKVTTGLSLVRNDLAASISEENGKIKVTIKDPSVHKGDISISNILGQQLTSVATTGETTIVDAALSPGIYLITVKADGKTTTKKLSFK; translated from the coding sequence GATCCCAATACTCCGGATAACCCGGCAACAACCACACCTTCTAATTACAATGGGAATGAACATATTTATGCCAATGAGATTGAAAACAGCTATTATGCCGTTATCGCTCCGGCAAATATTTACACGACATACGCATCAGGATATTCTAAACAGTATCAGTTGTGGAAAACAAATATCGCTGATCATACAGGTAATACCAACGGAGCTGTAATAGCTGTCAATGCGGGAACAACCTATGCTTCGATATACAAGCGTGCGGTACCCCTTTCGGCAGGCAAGACGTATCGGTTTTCTTTTTGGCTTTATGTTGTAAATCCCTCTGCAAACCTGAATGTTAATATTATAAGCCCATCCGGTAATTCAAAAGTTGCATCCAAATCTGCCACAGGTACTCTATCGTCAGCAAGTAGTGCATGGGTGCAATACTCTGTTGATTTCAACCTTCCGACAGGTTACACAAATGGCACCTATTACCTGGACGTGTCAAACAATCTTATATCTGACGCAGGCAACGACTTTTACATTGACGACCTGCTTTTTCAGGAAGTCACCAACGGCAACTCGCCTGTGACAATTGCCAACCCTGCCCCTGAGCCTATAGCCGGAGCAGACGTAAGCTCCAGTAATACTATCTCTATTTTGACGAATGACAAGTTGTCAAACGGAACAACCACCGCAACAAAATCTAATTCGACTGTAAAATTATTAGTCCCATTAAGAGCAAATGTCTCGACTGATGGGAATACGGTCTATGTACACACTGAAGGAAATTGGGTATATAATAATAACAATGGGACACTAACTTTCACTCCAAACAGCGGATTTACAGGAGATCCTACTCCGATTGAATATACAATCACGGAAAATAGCACATCTTTCACATCTGCCCCGGCAACAGTAACTGTTACTTATACCACACACCCGACCGCCGTGGCTGATACAATCCCTGTCGTTTCCGGGTCAGCAACAACTCTGAATATTCTGGCAAACGATAAAAAATCGAACGGTAATACCCCATCTGCGAGTGAGGTTACAGTCCCTTTAATTGATAAATATGGAATTATTCAAACCGGGTCTTCTATCACCGTAATCGGGGAAGGTACATGGGCTTATGATTCCAATACCGGCACATTAACATTTTCACCAGAATCTGGATTCACCGGCTGTCCAACTCCGATTTCTTATAAAATTACTCAAAGTGGGTATTCATCAGCACCGGTTGTAGTGACGCCATTTGTCTTCTCCGTCGCGGCACAGAGCACCGACAAATCAACTCCGACTATTACCGGATCGGTAACTAAAGCTACTACAGATCAATACTCTGTTGTTGTCAATGGCATCACCTACACATACGGCGATGGCAATCTTACTTACAATAGACCCAACAATACCTGGGCCTTAACGATTCCTTCTGCCAGGGCACTGGATCCAGGCTGCTATACAGTGACGGCAATCTTAGGGAACAATCAGACCACAGGAACCCTGACAATTGTTCCCAACTCGTGGACAGGAACAGGCACCTGGGGTACTTCGGCATACTGGTCAACGCACTCTGCCCCGTCAACAAATTCGACGGTAGTAGTCACTAGCGGTACCCTGACCATTGATCAGGATGTTACGATCAAGGAGCTTACCCTGAACTCCATAGCAAATCTTACGCTTGCAGCAGGGAAAACATTGACCATTAATGGCGATTTCATCGTGAAAGGTGATGGATCTTTCGTGGATCAAGGGGGAACTCTGACTGTAAACGGCACATCAAAAGTGATAAAAGGTATGGTACACGGGAAAAACTGGTATATCTCCAGCCCGCTTTCTGCTGCACAAAGCGGTGTGATAACCTCTCTGTCAGGGACTAATCACCTGTGGAAATATAATGAACCGAATGTAGCCTGGGATGAAATTACAAACGCCACGACTCCTTTTGGAATTATGACTGGCTACATTATAAATACAAGTGCAATTGACACCGTCGTATTTACAGGTGGCACATTTAATACCGGAGCTTATACAATGAACATCTACCGTACGGAGAACGGAAAAGCTAAACGGGGCTTTAACCTGGTCGGTAATCCATACATCTCCAGTATTGACTGGAATAAGGCAACAACGACCAACCTGAACCTGATTCCTACCATCTGGTATCGCGCCAAAAACACGAGCAACAAATATGTATTCGACACTTACAATTCCGGTGTGGGAACGAATAACAACGGTTACGCAGCTGTAACGAATTATATCCCGCCTATGCAGGCTTTCTGGGTTAGAGTACAGGATGGAGCTTCAACTGGTAGTCTTAGCTTCGACAACTCTATGCGTACACATATTACTAACAATTTCTTACGTAGAGCGCAAGAAACAGACAACCAGATACTCCGCTTACAGGTTTCAAACGGTTCGAGCATTGACCAATCCATCCTGGTCTTCAATCCGGAGTATTCCGACAGCTTCGATAGTTCGGACTCGCCTAAAATAACGAACGACAATGCTGCTATTCCGGAAATATACACTGTGGCAGGAAGCGAGCAATTGGTTATTAATTGCATGAACAGCTCTTTCTCCAGCAAGGAAACACCACTGGGATTCAAAACAGGGAAAGCTGGATCATTTACAATCAATGCTCCTGAGATTTCCAACATCGACCCCAACACCTCGATTTTCCTGTATGACAAACAGCTAAATACAACACAGGACTTGTCTAACGGTGAATCTTATACGTTCACATCTGCCATCGCAAATACGACCTCACGCTTCTCTATTTTAATGAGTAAGGTAACGACAGGTCTCTCCCTGGTTCGCAATGACCTGGCTGCATCAATTTCGGAGGAGAACGGCAAGATAAAAGTAACCATCAAAGATCCGTCTGTTCATAAAGGCGATATATCTATTTCCAACATTTTAGGGCAACAGCTGACCTCTGTTGCAACTACCGGAGAAACAACGATAGTTGACGCCGCACTTTCACCCGGTATCTATCTGATAACCGTTAAAGCAGATGGAAAAACCACAACAAAAAAATTGTCATTTAAATAA
- the fbaA gene encoding class II fructose-bisphosphate aldolase gives MGKISEVVKPGVVTGQDLQFIFKVAKKQGFAIPAVNVVGSSTVNAIMESAKLVNAPVMIQFSNGGAAYNAGKGLKLEGQQAAILGAIAGAKHIHTLAEAYGVHVILHTDHAAKKLLPWIDGLLNASEKHFAETGKPLFSSHMLDLSEEPIEENIEISKRYLERMSKMGMTLEIELGITGGEEDGVDNSGVDNSLLYTQPEDVYYAYKELSKVSPNFTIAASFGNVHGVYKPGNVKLSPIILKNSQDYIREKEGIADAHPVSFVFHGGSGSTHEEIREAISYGVVKMNIDTDTQWAYWDGVRAFEAANRGYLQGQIGNPEGDEKPNKKYYDPRVWLRKGEESLIARLKVAFEDLNAVNSI, from the coding sequence ATGGGTAAAATTTCAGAGGTAGTAAAACCCGGTGTAGTTACCGGTCAGGACCTGCAATTTATTTTCAAAGTAGCTAAAAAACAAGGCTTCGCCATTCCCGCAGTGAATGTAGTTGGTTCATCTACTGTTAATGCGATCATGGAATCAGCGAAACTGGTCAATGCTCCGGTGATGATACAATTCTCAAACGGCGGCGCGGCATACAATGCCGGCAAAGGTCTGAAACTTGAAGGCCAGCAGGCAGCGATACTCGGCGCTATTGCCGGAGCTAAACATATCCACACGCTGGCAGAGGCTTACGGAGTACACGTCATCCTCCACACCGACCATGCAGCAAAGAAACTACTTCCCTGGATTGACGGACTGCTGAATGCCAGCGAAAAGCATTTTGCCGAAACAGGGAAACCATTGTTCAGTTCTCATATGCTGGACCTTTCGGAAGAGCCGATCGAAGAGAACATCGAAATCAGCAAACGTTATCTGGAGCGCATGAGCAAGATGGGCATGACCCTCGAAATCGAGCTGGGCATTACCGGCGGTGAGGAGGATGGTGTGGACAACAGCGGTGTGGATAACAGCCTGCTCTACACCCAGCCGGAAGATGTCTATTACGCATACAAAGAGTTGAGCAAAGTCTCTCCAAACTTTACCATCGCGGCATCATTTGGCAATGTGCATGGAGTGTACAAACCGGGTAACGTGAAACTGTCTCCGATTATCCTGAAAAACTCACAGGATTACATCCGGGAGAAAGAGGGCATTGCAGATGCTCATCCGGTAAGCTTTGTCTTCCACGGTGGTTCGGGTTCGACCCACGAAGAAATCCGTGAGGCCATCAGCTACGGTGTGGTAAAAATGAACATCGACACCGATACCCAATGGGCATACTGGGATGGTGTTCGTGCGTTTGAAGCGGCTAACCGTGGTTACCTGCAAGGCCAGATCGGTAATCCGGAAGGTGACGAGAAACCAAACAAGAAATACTACGACCCTCGCGTCTGGTTACGCAAAGGTGAAGAGTCATTGATTGCCCGACTTAAAGTGGCTTTTGAAGATCTCAATGCTGTAAATAGCATCTGA
- a CDS encoding carbohydrate porin — MKQPKLFILPLLLSATTAIAQQADTLKEELFSFHAQTTVISQNKPKFSVKYSGDNSLLPTKESQTSLTSTFFLGAKLWKGASLFFNPEIAGGSGLTGALGVGDATNGETFRVGDPAPKLYVARFFYRQLFALSDKMVYQQSDQNQLGGKAPEKYLSMTLGKIGIADYFDDNKYSHDPRTQFMAWSLMDNGAWDYPANTRGYTPSMVLEYVTPTNELRYAASLLPKDPNGSDMNWNIAKSISQSIEYTHRYNLINRPGAVRVLGFVSKTHAGSYRESLVQNPTNPDIDQTHKDGRIKYGFTLNAEQELTDFIGCFARAGWNDGKTETWAFTEIDNTLSAGFSFDGIKWSRPDDNFGIAYVNSGLSKPHQDYLKAGGKGFMLGDGYLNYGREQLTELYYSAALSKNIFLTGTYQLLLNPGYNKDRQGPVNIFSFRIHVEI, encoded by the coding sequence ATGAAACAACCCAAACTCTTTATTCTTCCATTGTTGTTAAGTGCTACAACTGCGATCGCACAACAGGCAGATACGCTTAAGGAAGAGCTCTTTTCTTTCCATGCGCAAACGACGGTGATTAGTCAAAACAAGCCGAAGTTCTCCGTGAAATATAGTGGTGATAACAGCCTTTTACCTACAAAAGAGTCACAGACATCCCTGACATCTACCTTTTTCTTAGGAGCAAAATTGTGGAAAGGCGCTTCATTGTTCTTTAATCCCGAGATTGCCGGTGGTTCCGGGTTAACCGGAGCGTTGGGTGTTGGAGATGCGACCAATGGCGAGACTTTCCGGGTAGGAGATCCTGCACCGAAGCTTTATGTGGCACGTTTCTTCTACCGTCAGCTATTTGCGCTCAGCGATAAAATGGTATATCAGCAGAGCGATCAAAACCAACTGGGCGGTAAAGCCCCGGAAAAGTATTTGTCCATGACGTTGGGTAAAATTGGTATCGCGGATTATTTTGACGATAACAAATACAGCCATGATCCTCGTACTCAGTTTATGGCCTGGTCTCTGATGGATAATGGCGCATGGGACTATCCGGCGAATACACGCGGTTATACTCCGAGTATGGTGCTGGAATATGTAACGCCAACGAATGAGTTGCGTTATGCAGCATCTTTGCTTCCCAAGGATCCTAACGGTTCGGATATGAACTGGAATATTGCCAAATCCATCTCCCAGTCCATCGAGTACACACACCGATACAACCTGATAAACCGTCCCGGAGCTGTAAGAGTGTTGGGCTTTGTCAGCAAAACCCACGCAGGAAGCTACCGCGAAAGTCTTGTGCAAAATCCGACGAATCCGGATATAGATCAGACTCACAAGGATGGACGTATTAAATACGGTTTTACCCTGAATGCTGAACAGGAACTGACTGACTTTATCGGCTGTTTTGCCCGCGCGGGATGGAATGACGGCAAGACTGAGACCTGGGCATTTACAGAGATTGATAATACCCTGAGTGCAGGTTTTTCTTTTGATGGGATTAAATGGAGCCGTCCGGATGATAACTTCGGTATCGCGTATGTCAATTCCGGCTTATCAAAGCCGCACCAGGATTATCTGAAAGCAGGTGGTAAAGGATTCATGCTGGGTGACGGCTATTTGAATTATGGCCGGGAGCAACTGACCGAGCTGTACTATTCGGCGGCATTGAGCAAGAATATCTTCCTGACCGGAACCTACCAGTTATTACTGAATCCGGGTTATAATAAAGACCGCCAGGGGCCTGTAAATATCTTCTCGTTCCGCATTCATGTGGAGATTTAA